Within the Halobaculum limi genome, the region ACACTGACGCCGCGGCGGTCGTCGCCGCCTCCGAGTCCGGCTACACTGCCCGAAAGACCGCCAAGTTCCGCCCCGGCGCCCCCATCGTCACGACGACGCCGAGCGACCGCGTGCGTCGCCAACTCGCGCTCTCGTGGGGCGTCCGCCCGATGACAGCGGACTACCACAACAGCGTCGAGGAAGTGATGGACTCGGCGGTGTCGGCGGCGCTCGACGCCGGCGTCGCCGAGTCGGGCGACACACTGGTCGTCCTCTCGGGGATGATGACGGAGTTGGAGGGAACGAACACGACGAACACGCTGAAACTCCACGTCGCCGCCGAGACCATCGCCACGGGCCGCCACGTCGTCGGTGGGCGCGTCTCCGGTCCGCTCTACCGCGTGCCCGACGGCGACCTGAGCGACGTGCCCGAGGGCGGCATCGTCTACCTGCCTGCCGGGTTCGACGCAGAGTTCGGCGGCGACACGACCAAACTCGGGGGCATCATCGACGCCCGCGCCGGGATGACCGGCTACCCCGCGCTCGTGGCGCGTGAGGTCGGCATCCCGATGGTATCGGGTGCACCGTTGCCCGACGACGTCGCAGACGAGACGGTCGTCAGCGTCGACGCCGAACGCGGCGTCGTCTACGAGGGCGACGTGATCGGACACGCGAGGCGCCGCTGACGGGAGTCCACGGCGCTGGTCGACCGCTGCCCCCGACACGCCTTTACCGTCACACGACTAGCCTGTAGTATGGCAGACGATTCCCGCGTCGACGCCGACGCGGCGACCCCGGACGACGACGACCAGTGGCGCTTTGGCCTCGACGAGGTCGGTCCCGAAGCGGAGGCGGCGAACCAGCCAGCGCCCATCGAACCGGAGTCCATCAGTGCCGAGAACGCCCTGTTCGTCGTCACGGGTGTCCTCGGGACGCTCTTGCTCGTGTTCTCGGTGACCCTTTAACCACCGCACACCTCAGATCCGTCTATGTTCCTCCAGTCGGGCCTGCTGGCCCCCGAGACCCTCCCGTTGTTGCTGGTCGCCGCCGGACTGGTCATCTCCATCGCGGAGGCGTTGGCTCCGGGTGCCCACTTCGTCGTCATCGGGGTCGCCCTCCTCGCCGCCGGCCTCGTCGGCCTGTTGCTCGGTCCGATCGCGGGGCCGTTCGTCCTGGGCCTCCTCGTCCTCGTGTTCGGTGCGCTCGCCTTCTACGGCTACCGCGAACTCGATCTGTACGGCGGGAAAGGACAGGCACAGACTTCGGATTCGAAGTCGCTCCAAGGCGAGATCGGCCGCGTGACGGAGACGGTGACGCCTACCGGCGGCGAGGTGAAACTCGACTCCGGCGGCTTCAATCCGTACTACTCGGCCCGGTCTGTCGACGGCGAGATTCCCGAAGGCACCGAGGTGATGGTCGTCGACCCCGGCGGCGGCAACGTCGTCACTGTCGAGTCGCTCGATGGCGGTGTCGACGACATCGACCGCGAACTCGCACGGGAGCGAAAGCGGCGCGAGGTGGAGGCCGACGACGACTCCGAGTCGACGACCGAACGCGACGTGGAAACCGAACGCGAGTAGTCACAGAGTGGGGGCTTCGACGACGACCACTCGGCCCGACCCCGCCGCCGTCTCGGGAACGCACGAATGACAGCGGGCGAACCCTTAAGCCTCGTCGGGCGAACGCCTAGCTATGGTCCTCGTACCACTCCAGTTCGCCGGACTCGGTGCCGCAGCGGTCGGACTGCTCTTCCTCGCCGTCGCGATTATCGCCGTGTATCAGGCGATCGTCATCGTCGACGCGTACGACAAGAAGGCACTGACCGTGTTCGGAGAGTACCGAAAACTCCTCCAACCTGGCATCAACATCGTCCCGCCGTTCGTCTCTCGGACGTACACGTTCGATATGCGGACGCAGACGCTCGACGTGCCCCGGCAGGAGGCAATCACGCGCGACAACTCGCCCGTCACCGCCGACGCTGTCGTCTACATCAAGGTGATGGACGCGAAGAAGGCGTTCCTCGAAGTCGAGGACTACAAAGTGGCCGTCTCGAACCTCGCGCAGACGACCCTGCGTGCGGTGCTGGGCGACATGGAACTGGACGACACGCTGAACAAGCGTCAAGAGATCAACGCCCGCATCCGCCGGGAACTCGACGAACCCACCGACGAGTGGGGTATCCGTGTCGAGTCCGTCGAGGTGCGCGAGGTCAACCCCTCGAAAGACGTCCAGCAGGCGATGGAGCAACAGACCTCCGCCGAGCGCCGTCGCCGTGCGATGATCCTCGAAGCGCAGGGTGAACGTCGCTCTGCCATCGAAGAGGCCGAGGGTGAGAAGCAGTCGAACATCATCCGCGCGCAGGGTGAAAAGCAGAGCCAGATCCTCGAAGCACAGGGTGACGCCATCTCGACCGTCCTCCGTGCGAAGTCGGCCGAGTCCATGGGCGAGCGTGCGATCATCGACAAGGGGATGGAGACGCTCGAACGCATCGGGCAGGGTGACTCCTCCACGTTCATCCTCCCGCAGGAACTCACCAGCCTCGTCGGCCGCTACGGCAAGCAACTGACTGGCTCCGACATCCAGGAGTCGCAGGGACTCGACTCGCTCGAGTTCGACGCCGAGACGCGCGAGATGCTCGGCCTCGACGACATCGAGGACATCTTGGGACAGATCGACGAGGCCGCCGAGATGGACACCGAGGCGCTCGAACAGGAGGCCGCAGCGGTGAAAGAGGGCAACATCGACGGCGACATCGCCCCCGCCGACGAAGTGATCGCAGAGGCCGACGCCGAGGACAAGTCCGACATCAAATCCGCCGACGAGGTCGTCTCCGAGTCCAACAACGGCTCGGAGTCCTCGGACGGCGACGCCGCCGAAGCGGAACCAGAAGCCGAGACAGAGTAGTCGCGGCCGACTATCCGGGCTGATACTCCGACTGGCGTTCGATTGTCGACCGCGCGTCGGTCGACCCGTTCTCCGCGTGCTGTTTTCCGTTGCCCGTTCTCACCTGTCGACGGATTCGTCCACGGACGGCGACAGCGTTGTTGCACGGTTGCGTCGTGACACCAACGACACCCTTTTGCCACGTTCGTCGCTACTGTGGGCTGTGACACGCGAGGTAGACCCGGACAAGCGGGCGACGCTCCGGCGGTTCGCGGCGCTGGGTGCCGCCACGCCGCTCGCGGCGAGCGGTCGTGCCTCCGCCACGGCCGACGACTCCGACGCCCGCGACGCCATCCGCGGCTACCTCGCGACGACGCCCGGCGCGCACTTCTCGAAACTCCGCGACGACCTCTCGCTTGCGACCGGCGAGACACAACACCACCTC harbors:
- a CDS encoding DUF7312 domain-containing protein: MADDSRVDADAATPDDDDQWRFGLDEVGPEAEAANQPAPIEPESISAENALFVVTGVLGTLLLVFSVTL
- a CDS encoding SPFH domain-containing protein, producing MVLVPLQFAGLGAAAVGLLFLAVAIIAVYQAIVIVDAYDKKALTVFGEYRKLLQPGINIVPPFVSRTYTFDMRTQTLDVPRQEAITRDNSPVTADAVVYIKVMDAKKAFLEVEDYKVAVSNLAQTTLRAVLGDMELDDTLNKRQEINARIRRELDEPTDEWGIRVESVEVREVNPSKDVQQAMEQQTSAERRRRAMILEAQGERRSAIEEAEGEKQSNIIRAQGEKQSQILEAQGDAISTVLRAKSAESMGERAIIDKGMETLERIGQGDSSTFILPQELTSLVGRYGKQLTGSDIQESQGLDSLEFDAETREMLGLDDIEDILGQIDEAAEMDTEALEQEAAAVKEGNIDGDIAPADEVIAEADAEDKSDIKSADEVVSESNNGSESSDGDAAEAEPEAETE
- a CDS encoding NfeD family protein; translated protein: MFLQSGLLAPETLPLLLVAAGLVISIAEALAPGAHFVVIGVALLAAGLVGLLLGPIAGPFVLGLLVLVFGALAFYGYRELDLYGGKGQAQTSDSKSLQGEIGRVTETVTPTGGEVKLDSGGFNPYYSARSVDGEIPEGTEVMVVDPGGGNVVTVESLDGGVDDIDRELARERKRREVEADDDSESTTERDVETERE